In Paraburkholderia terrae, a genomic segment contains:
- a CDS encoding cytochrome P450, giving the protein MNKPETTLQCPFATERFPWPRDNAAPLAPPHQYATLREQAPVVQVSLWDGSLAWLVTDMEHFREVMTSPHFSASPLTPGFPFVSPSRAAQSKSYQTFITMDPPEHGQYRRTLTKEFMAKRMQELRPLVQRSLDQLLDDMANQGGPADFIAAVALPLPSLVISLMLGVPYADHDKLQKWSGDRMDLSIAPEALTQSAKSMNEYIDALLREKERDPGDGGDLLSRMAIEWINPGKLSHADAVQMATLLYLAGHETTANQIGLGLLSLFQHPEQRKALTEDSTLVRSAVEEMLRFHSITHMNSNRVATQDVVIGGQLIRKGEGVLALLHGANHDPVAFPEPERFDIRRDTKDQSHVAFSFGIHQCLGQPLARLELQVVFETLFKRFPDLRLAVPEDALQYKDKSFVYGLKALPVIW; this is encoded by the coding sequence ATGAATAAACCTGAGACAACCCTGCAATGTCCGTTTGCAACGGAACGTTTTCCCTGGCCGAGAGACAACGCTGCGCCGCTCGCTCCGCCTCACCAGTACGCAACGCTGCGGGAGCAGGCTCCTGTGGTGCAGGTCAGCCTGTGGGATGGGAGCCTTGCGTGGCTCGTCACCGACATGGAGCATTTCCGTGAAGTCATGACGAGCCCGCACTTCAGCGCGTCACCGCTGACGCCCGGGTTTCCCTTCGTATCGCCGTCGCGCGCTGCGCAGTCGAAGTCATATCAGACCTTTATCACGATGGACCCGCCTGAGCACGGCCAGTATCGACGGACATTGACGAAAGAGTTCATGGCCAAACGCATGCAGGAGCTTCGTCCGCTGGTGCAGCGATCGCTCGATCAGTTGCTGGATGATATGGCGAACCAAGGTGGACCAGCAGACTTTATCGCGGCTGTCGCGTTGCCGCTTCCGTCGCTAGTTATTTCGCTGATGCTGGGTGTCCCCTATGCCGATCACGACAAGCTGCAAAAGTGGAGCGGTGACCGCATGGATCTGTCGATTGCGCCCGAAGCGTTGACGCAATCGGCGAAAAGCATGAACGAGTATATCGATGCGCTGCTGCGGGAAAAGGAGCGCGATCCGGGCGATGGCGGCGATCTGCTGAGCCGGATGGCGATCGAATGGATCAATCCGGGGAAGTTGTCCCATGCTGATGCGGTACAGATGGCGACTTTGCTGTATCTGGCGGGTCACGAGACGACTGCGAACCAGATCGGCCTCGGGCTGCTGAGTCTCTTTCAGCATCCGGAGCAACGCAAGGCACTAACGGAGGACTCCACCCTTGTAAGGAGCGCCGTCGAGGAAATGCTGCGGTTCCACTCGATCACGCACATGAATTCCAATCGGGTTGCGACTCAGGACGTGGTGATCGGTGGGCAATTGATCCGCAAGGGCGAGGGCGTACTGGCGCTTCTGCATGGTGCAAACCATGATCCCGTTGCGTTTCCTGAGCCGGAGCGTTTCGATATCCGGCGCGACACGAAAGACCAGTCGCATGTCGCGTTCTCGTTCGGCATCCATCAGTGCCTTGGACAGCCGCTTGCACGACTGGAACTCCAGGTAGTGTTCGAAACGCTGTTCAAGCGCTTTCCGGACTTGCGGCTTGCTGTCCCGGAGGACGCACTCCAGTACAAGGACAAGTCATTTGTCTACGGCTTGAAAGCGCTGCCTGTCATCTGGTAA
- a CDS encoding glucose 1-dehydrogenase, translated as MDRRLASKVALVTGGASGIGRATAIAFARSGAAVAVADADMAGAQETVSYIEGHCDARASAIAVDVADAESVRAMVRSTVEQFGRLDMAFNNAGVHDRAASLHVSTQENWDRVMSVNLEGVWHCMRAQLDHMLMAGKGAIVNNASRSGLVGVPSDGVYGAAKHGVVGLTKAAAIEFASKGIRVNAVCPGLVETALTRARFGDELAARAKLANPLGRMAQPEEIADAVVWLCSDSASFVVGVALPVDGGATAR; from the coding sequence ATGGATCGACGATTGGCTTCGAAAGTCGCACTGGTGACGGGTGGCGCTTCGGGTATCGGCCGGGCAACGGCGATTGCATTTGCCCGCAGCGGTGCTGCCGTCGCAGTTGCCGATGCCGATATGGCAGGCGCTCAGGAAACGGTCAGTTACATCGAAGGCCACTGCGACGCGCGTGCGTCCGCCATCGCGGTGGACGTGGCCGACGCGGAGTCTGTCAGGGCGATGGTGCGATCGACCGTCGAGCAATTCGGCCGGCTCGACATGGCGTTCAACAATGCAGGCGTACACGATCGGGCTGCGAGCCTGCACGTTTCGACGCAGGAGAACTGGGACCGCGTGATGTCCGTGAACCTCGAGGGCGTGTGGCATTGCATGAGGGCGCAGCTCGATCACATGCTGATGGCCGGCAAGGGGGCTATCGTCAACAACGCATCGCGTTCCGGGCTGGTCGGGGTGCCGTCTGACGGCGTGTACGGTGCGGCGAAACATGGCGTCGTAGGATTGACGAAGGCGGCGGCCATCGAGTTCGCTTCAAAAGGTATCCGCGTCAATGCCGTCTGTCCGGGTCTCGTAGAAACGGCACTGACGCGCGCCCGCTTTGGCGATGAACTGGCGGCGCGCGCGAAGCTCGCGAACCCGCTGGGGCGCATGGCACAGCCGGAGGAGATCGCGGATGCGGTGGTTTGGCTATGTTCCGATTCCGCTTCGTTTGTCGTCGGCGTTGCGCTGCCCGTCGATGGCGGCGCGACGGCACGCTAG
- a CDS encoding cytochrome P450, protein MTDDTAGGRCPFEGDRFPWPRAMQEVLQPPPRYASVRESEPIRRATTWDGNTVWVLTKMKDIREVLTSPHFSASPQTHGYPSVSPARAAQSRSYRTFITMDPPEHGQYRRTLTKEFMMKRIDELRPFVQTTFDTLLDQMIENGAPADFIRDVALPLPSIVISIMLGIPYEDHARLQLLSSNRMRLDISPELLAQSAQEMEQYIDRLLREKEQEPGDGEDLLSRLALEWINPGKLSHEDAVQMSVLLYLAGHETTANQIGLGLLSLLQDPQQKAALIAEPSLARGAVEEMLRFHSITHMNSARVATADVMIAGQLIRKGEGVFAPVQAANHDPEAFPDPERFDIRRDTKHASHVAFSFGVHQCLGQPLARLELQVVFETLFKRLPSLRLAVPFEQLHFKCNGNVFGVETLPVAW, encoded by the coding sequence ATGACGGACGATACTGCAGGCGGGCGCTGCCCATTCGAAGGCGACAGATTTCCATGGCCGCGTGCGATGCAAGAAGTGTTGCAACCGCCGCCGCGTTACGCGAGCGTTCGCGAAAGCGAACCGATCAGGCGCGCGACAACGTGGGACGGAAATACTGTCTGGGTACTTACGAAGATGAAGGATATCCGTGAAGTGTTGACCAGTCCGCACTTCAGCGCTTCTCCGCAGACGCATGGCTACCCTTCGGTGTCGCCTGCTCGTGCGGCGCAATCGCGGTCGTATCGTACGTTCATTACGATGGACCCGCCTGAGCATGGCCAATATCGGCGGACGCTGACCAAAGAATTCATGATGAAACGTATCGATGAACTGCGACCGTTCGTGCAGACCACGTTCGATACGTTGCTCGATCAGATGATCGAAAATGGCGCGCCGGCCGATTTCATTCGGGATGTGGCTCTACCGCTCCCGTCTATCGTTATTTCCATCATGCTTGGCATTCCGTATGAAGATCATGCGCGTCTGCAATTGTTGAGCAGCAACCGCATGAGGCTAGACATCAGTCCCGAGCTTCTCGCGCAATCTGCTCAAGAGATGGAGCAGTACATTGACCGGCTGCTGCGCGAGAAGGAGCAGGAGCCGGGTGACGGAGAGGATCTGTTGAGCCGCCTTGCGCTGGAGTGGATTAACCCGGGCAAGCTGTCGCATGAGGACGCCGTGCAGATGTCGGTGTTGCTCTATCTTGCGGGTCATGAGACAACTGCCAATCAGATTGGACTCGGGTTGTTGAGCCTGCTGCAGGATCCACAACAAAAGGCTGCGCTCATCGCCGAGCCGTCATTGGCGCGCGGTGCAGTGGAGGAAATGCTGCGCTTCCATTCGATCACGCACATGAACTCCGCGCGCGTGGCGACGGCCGACGTGATGATTGCCGGTCAGTTGATCCGCAAGGGCGAGGGCGTGTTCGCGCCGGTTCAGGCGGCAAATCACGATCCGGAGGCATTCCCCGATCCCGAACGGTTCGATATCCGCCGCGATACGAAACACGCGTCGCATGTGGCGTTTTCGTTCGGCGTGCATCAATGCCTGGGGCAACCGCTTGCGCGGCTCGAACTCCAGGTGGTCTTTGAGACGCTGTTCAAGCGGCTGCCCTCGCTACGTCTCGCGGTGCCGTTCGAACAGCTTCATTTCAAGTGCAACGGCAATGTGTTCGGTGTCGAGACGCTTCCCGTAGCGTGGTGA
- a CDS encoding DUF4286 family protein, with amino-acid sequence MKSSEHAILCATLDMRDTDIENFVEWHTREHLPERLAIQGFVRGRRFSRDAADPRYLILYDVQSLSVLTQPDYVERLNHPTPWTQATLPTFQNGHRSAYQVISRNGRAEGACVMLLRVMPPEPERVKREIERWVMDDGVSHPGIVSIAFAIPDKASSSLDTEESRQSRNRSTDEWVILVEAVSEAKLLDFVQAEMTQLRRERWGLSPGDLSKIFRLQVRVGQE; translated from the coding sequence ATGAAGTCGTCCGAACACGCCATCCTGTGCGCGACGTTGGATATGCGGGACACGGATATCGAGAACTTCGTCGAGTGGCATACACGCGAGCATTTGCCAGAGCGACTCGCAATTCAAGGCTTTGTGCGCGGGAGACGTTTTTCGCGAGATGCAGCAGACCCGCGCTACCTGATTCTGTACGACGTGCAGAGTCTGTCGGTTCTCACGCAGCCGGATTACGTCGAACGACTGAATCATCCCACGCCATGGACACAAGCGACGCTACCGACTTTTCAGAACGGCCATCGTTCTGCCTATCAGGTCATTTCGCGTAACGGTCGAGCAGAAGGTGCGTGCGTGATGCTGCTGCGGGTGATGCCGCCGGAACCTGAACGCGTGAAGCGAGAGATCGAACGCTGGGTGATGGACGATGGCGTTTCGCATCCAGGAATCGTAAGCATTGCGTTCGCGATTCCTGATAAGGCTTCATCGTCACTCGACACCGAGGAGAGCCGCCAGAGCCGAAATCGGTCCACGGATGAATGGGTCATTCTTGTCGAGGCGGTATCGGAGGCGAAGTTGCTCGATTTCGTTCAAGCGGAGATGACGCAGCTTCGCCGCGAAAGGTGGGGTCTCTCGCCCGGAGATCTGTCGAAAATCTTTCGGCTTCAGGTGCGAGTGGGGCAGGAATAA
- a CDS encoding DUF1643 domain-containing protein, producing the protein MNAIISPCGAYRYLLKRQAESMAPMKSTALFIMFNPSTADATLDDPTVRRCRGFAKLWDCNGLAVANLYALRSTNPAALWAHHDPVGPDNDDYLWMIAHECGDVVCAWGSNARPQRAARVASILIDAGARLWCLGTTKDGSPRHPLYVRADQPLIRWTPQYADREIAEGGAASTYRGKLPLIASRAQTYSCPTRT; encoded by the coding sequence ATGAACGCCATCATCAGCCCTTGCGGCGCGTACCGCTACTTGCTGAAGCGTCAGGCCGAATCGATGGCACCGATGAAGTCGACCGCATTGTTCATCATGTTCAACCCGAGCACAGCGGACGCCACGCTCGACGATCCAACGGTCCGTCGGTGCCGTGGCTTCGCGAAGCTTTGGGACTGCAATGGCCTCGCCGTGGCGAACCTGTATGCACTGCGCTCGACCAACCCAGCCGCGCTGTGGGCGCATCACGATCCAGTCGGCCCCGACAACGACGACTACCTATGGATGATCGCGCACGAATGTGGTGACGTTGTGTGCGCGTGGGGATCGAATGCCAGGCCTCAGCGCGCCGCTCGTGTCGCCAGCATCTTGATCGACGCCGGCGCGCGCCTCTGGTGTCTCGGCACGACGAAGGACGGCTCGCCTCGCCATCCGCTTTACGTTCGTGCCGACCAGCCCCTTATCAGGTGGACGCCCCAATACGCAGACCGCGAGATCGCTGAAGGAGGTGCAGCGTCAACCTATCGCGGAAAGCTGCCCTTAATCGCATCGCGTGCGCAGACTTATTCCTGCCCCACTCGCACCTGA
- a CDS encoding helix-turn-helix domain-containing protein: MKAAYEHVDFGEGCSVRVYHRRLPLIPFERHHHPEYELTLTMNSQGRRYIGDSVAIYGDDDLVLVPPDLPHTWSSNRSINASQPQVAIVVWFDGSWVRRFADLCPEYADLRNLLRRAACGLVFEKGTGTHMRAQLDRLLSTNTRERLVSVLDILVWLSDVPAEPLTLPSAFDARIGATSRYVPDQLNRVLSLIDTQFARPLKLITLAKAAGMSERTLTRHFTQHLGESVGQYITRVRIGHACRTLTDTDMPISVIAARSGFANVANFNRQFKATKLMTPAAYRQQFFGKENDTSPLLTERSPSLDVKHTAVKRHRRGASCT, translated from the coding sequence ATGAAAGCAGCTTACGAGCACGTCGATTTCGGCGAAGGCTGTTCGGTGCGCGTTTACCATCGGCGCCTGCCGCTAATTCCGTTCGAGCGGCACCACCATCCGGAATATGAGCTGACCTTGACGATGAATAGTCAAGGCAGACGCTACATCGGGGACTCGGTCGCAATCTATGGCGACGACGATCTGGTGCTCGTCCCGCCAGACCTCCCGCACACATGGTCATCAAACCGGTCCATCAACGCTTCTCAGCCGCAGGTGGCTATCGTCGTATGGTTCGATGGCTCGTGGGTGCGCCGGTTTGCTGACCTGTGCCCCGAGTACGCAGACCTGCGCAATCTTCTTCGACGCGCCGCATGCGGACTTGTATTCGAAAAAGGGACTGGCACCCACATGCGCGCACAGCTTGACCGGTTGCTCTCAACAAATACGCGTGAAAGGCTGGTCTCCGTGCTCGACATTCTTGTCTGGTTGTCAGACGTACCAGCTGAGCCTCTGACGTTACCCAGCGCCTTCGACGCTCGTATCGGCGCTACCTCGCGATACGTGCCTGACCAACTCAACCGGGTACTGTCACTGATCGACACGCAATTCGCGCGTCCATTGAAGCTCATAACACTCGCGAAGGCCGCGGGGATGTCTGAACGCACACTGACGAGGCACTTTACACAGCACTTGGGTGAGAGCGTGGGACAATACATCACTCGCGTGCGAATCGGTCACGCGTGTCGAACGCTGACAGATACCGATATGCCTATCTCCGTGATCGCCGCTCGTTCGGGGTTTGCGAACGTGGCCAACTTCAACCGACAATTCAAGGCAACGAAGCTGATGACGCCCGCCGCCTATCGGCAGCAGTTTTTCGGCAAGGAGAACGATACGTCTCCACTGCTCACCGAGCGCTCGCCGTCGCTTGACGTAAAGCACACAGCGGTAAAACGACACCGTCGCGGTGCTAGCTGCACGTAA
- a CDS encoding DUF1479 domain-containing protein: MALEIDDLPGAIRQAKKELRAALPNYREVFAEVEKAIGEEAKRIASERDRGENVIPEIQFSDIAGQRVTAEQIALVKARGACVIRNVFPRALVQSWDEDIAHYVKRNNLDKRLENRAEDKYFGQLASSKPQIYGVYWSKPQVLARQSESLTAARVFLNKLWRNESDGRVHFDPEHVPVYADRLRRRPPGSASLGLSAHCDGGSVERWIESNFRKVYRHVFAGNWRDYDAFDAAFRPDVEEIASPAVCSMFRTFQGWTALTPQGPGDGTLQLVPIANSMVYILLRALQDDVADDDLCGAMPGRALSIKQEFHAPLFEALSSIPRMEAGDTVFWHSDVIHAVEDEHKGAGYSNVMYIASLPACAKNDAYLKRQLPSFLKGESPPDFPTDHFEVDFTGRATPDDLTPLGKAQLGFDL, encoded by the coding sequence ATGGCGCTGGAAATCGATGACTTGCCGGGTGCAATCCGGCAGGCAAAAAAGGAGCTGCGCGCGGCATTGCCGAATTACCGTGAGGTCTTTGCCGAAGTCGAGAAAGCGATTGGCGAAGAGGCGAAGCGGATTGCCAGCGAGCGCGATCGTGGGGAAAACGTCATTCCCGAGATCCAGTTCTCCGACATCGCCGGACAACGTGTTACTGCGGAGCAGATCGCACTCGTCAAAGCACGGGGCGCGTGTGTGATTCGTAATGTCTTCCCCCGCGCGCTGGTGCAGAGCTGGGACGAAGATATCGCCCACTACGTGAAGCGAAACAATCTCGACAAGCGCCTCGAAAACCGCGCCGAAGATAAATATTTTGGCCAGTTGGCCTCGAGCAAGCCGCAGATCTACGGCGTGTACTGGTCGAAGCCACAAGTGCTGGCCCGTCAGTCGGAGTCGCTGACGGCGGCACGCGTCTTCCTCAACAAACTCTGGCGAAACGAGAGCGACGGACGCGTTCACTTCGATCCGGAGCATGTGCCTGTCTATGCCGACCGTCTGCGTCGGCGGCCACCTGGCTCTGCGTCGCTCGGCTTGTCGGCACATTGCGACGGCGGGTCGGTCGAGCGTTGGATCGAAAGCAATTTTCGTAAGGTGTACCGCCACGTGTTTGCTGGCAACTGGCGCGATTACGATGCGTTCGACGCCGCTTTCCGGCCGGACGTAGAAGAGATCGCTTCACCCGCCGTCTGCTCGATGTTCCGCACCTTCCAGGGCTGGACAGCGTTGACGCCGCAGGGACCCGGTGACGGCACGCTGCAACTCGTACCCATCGCCAATTCGATGGTGTACATCCTGCTGCGCGCGCTTCAGGACGACGTCGCCGACGACGACCTGTGCGGGGCCATGCCGGGGCGGGCGCTCTCGATCAAGCAGGAGTTTCATGCGCCATTGTTCGAGGCGTTGTCTTCCATTCCCAGAATGGAAGCGGGCGACACCGTGTTCTGGCACAGCGACGTCATTCATGCAGTCGAAGACGAACACAAGGGCGCGGGTTACAGCAACGTGATGTATATCGCCTCGCTGCCGGCGTGCGCCAAAAACGATGCGTATCTCAAGCGTCAGCTGCCGAGTTTTCTGAAAGGCGAAAGCCCGCCTGATTTTCCCACTGACCACTTTGAAGTCGATTTCACCGGCCGCGCGACACCCGACGACCTGACGCCACTTGGCAAGGCACAACTCGGGTTTGATCTGTAG
- a CDS encoding ABC transporter substrate-binding protein codes for MKRSLTSVATAAALLIAGTHAVLAAEQLSVLHWWTSGGESKAIRLLKDDMSKQGYEWKDFAIAGGAGAAAMTALKTQVIAGNAPSAAQIKGPLIQDWAEQGSLVTIDQAATDWKAHMPARIDSDVKAGGHYVAAPFSVHRINWLWINKADLDKIGGTPPTTWPEFFALADKFRAAGITPVAHGGQPWQDMTIWEAVVLSQGADFYRKALIDLDQKTLTSPQMVQVFETVQKIRTYFDKGYHGRDWNLATAMVISGSGGMQFMGDWAKGEFTNANKKADVDYICAAAPGTSNAYTYTADTFVFYQQNGKKDATPGQIALAKTIMSVDFQQQFSLYKGSIPVRLDVPMDKFDSCAKKSRADEQATIQSGGFLPSLAFGELQSPVTAGAITDVVTNFMNSNEDAKEGVRKLAAAAKVK; via the coding sequence ATGAAACGATCACTGACATCGGTGGCGACGGCTGCCGCGCTGCTTATCGCCGGTACGCATGCTGTACTTGCCGCCGAACAGCTTTCGGTATTGCACTGGTGGACCTCTGGCGGCGAATCGAAAGCAATCCGGCTGCTCAAGGACGACATGAGCAAACAGGGCTATGAGTGGAAAGACTTCGCTATCGCGGGCGGCGCGGGTGCGGCGGCCATGACGGCGCTGAAGACGCAAGTTATCGCGGGTAACGCACCGTCGGCTGCGCAGATCAAGGGGCCGCTGATTCAGGACTGGGCGGAGCAGGGGTCGCTGGTCACGATCGATCAGGCCGCGACTGATTGGAAAGCGCATATGCCTGCGCGAATAGACAGTGACGTGAAAGCAGGCGGGCACTATGTGGCCGCACCTTTTTCCGTACATCGCATCAACTGGCTGTGGATCAACAAAGCGGACCTGGACAAAATCGGAGGTACGCCGCCCACGACATGGCCGGAGTTCTTCGCGCTCGCCGACAAGTTTCGCGCTGCGGGTATCACGCCTGTCGCGCATGGCGGTCAACCCTGGCAGGATATGACCATCTGGGAGGCAGTCGTGCTGTCACAGGGCGCGGACTTCTACCGCAAAGCGCTCATCGATCTCGATCAGAAAACGCTGACTTCGCCGCAGATGGTGCAGGTGTTCGAGACGGTCCAGAAGATCCGGACTTACTTCGATAAGGGCTACCACGGCCGCGACTGGAATCTCGCGACGGCGATGGTGATTTCCGGCTCGGGCGGCATGCAGTTCATGGGCGACTGGGCAAAGGGCGAGTTCACCAACGCGAACAAGAAGGCGGATGTCGACTATATCTGCGCGGCGGCGCCCGGCACGTCGAATGCCTACACATACACGGCGGATACGTTCGTGTTCTATCAGCAGAACGGCAAGAAGGACGCGACACCGGGACAGATTGCGCTTGCCAAAACGATCATGTCCGTTGATTTTCAGCAGCAGTTCAGTCTGTACAAGGGTTCCATTCCAGTCAGGCTGGATGTACCCATGGACAAGTTCGATAGCTGCGCCAAAAAATCACGTGCAGACGAGCAGGCGACGATTCAATCCGGCGGGTTCCTGCCTTCGTTGGCTTTCGGTGAACTTCAGTCTCCGGTTACTGCGGGGGCAATCACCGACGTCGTGACGAATTTCATGAACTCGAACGAGGATGCAAAAGAGGGCGTACGCAAGCTTGCTGCTGCTGCAAAGGTCAAGTGA
- a CDS encoding beta-galactosidase, whose protein sequence is MKKRASIQEANTVGPNGPHVFSFAANGDGFLLDGKPFQIRSGELHPARIPVEYWRHRIQMAKAMGMNTIALYVMWNYHELTEGTFDFHTDNRDIEAFIRLCQAENMWVLFRPGPYVCAEWDLGGIPSWLLKYADIRLRTDHATDPRYMHAVERYINELLPRVEPLMAESGGPILMIQIENEFGSFDSNSAYLEEIRRLWISGGMHGPFYTEDGLVQLQQNRSYVAGGAIALSNGNAAQIEVLRKMFPSVPAMAGEVYPGWLTHWGESAFQGTSVDLSDTLDELMRKNLSFNLYVIHGGTSFGFYAGANVDADSGEYQPDITSYDYAAPVSEQGVATKRYMQYRSIIAGYLSTPLPPVPSPITTIPVTDANGTRRLMPQRYASIWDNLPAALPSAQTTHPQPFEMYGQAFGFVLYRKRLARYESGSLDIANVHDYATVFIGDQYVGDVSRTRMPEECALPLKVVHREPVALPGGSSVPDDARVLEILVEGMGRVNYGHSMLDRKGIIDPVVLHHASGAREVLTGWEVVLLPMDESFVENLRPLCSKPDKAGLFFIATLSIDAIGDVYFDMSEWTKGIVWINGHNLGRYWNIGPQRRLYCPAPWLKPGDNTVLIFDLHQLEAKPVSLASTLS, encoded by the coding sequence ATGAAAAAGCGGGCGTCCATACAAGAGGCAAACACGGTCGGGCCGAATGGCCCGCACGTCTTCAGTTTCGCTGCGAATGGCGATGGCTTTCTGCTCGACGGCAAGCCATTTCAGATCCGAAGCGGTGAATTGCACCCCGCGCGCATTCCCGTTGAGTATTGGCGGCATCGCATCCAGATGGCGAAGGCAATGGGGATGAACACCATTGCGTTGTATGTGATGTGGAATTATCACGAGCTAACCGAAGGTACGTTCGACTTTCACACGGACAATCGCGACATCGAGGCATTCATCCGTCTTTGCCAGGCGGAGAACATGTGGGTGCTATTCCGGCCTGGTCCTTATGTGTGCGCGGAATGGGATCTCGGCGGCATTCCATCCTGGCTGTTGAAGTATGCGGATATCCGGCTGCGCACGGATCACGCTACGGATCCGCGCTACATGCACGCTGTCGAGCGCTACATCAACGAACTCTTGCCGCGCGTTGAGCCCTTGATGGCGGAAAGCGGCGGCCCGATTTTGATGATCCAGATCGAGAACGAGTTTGGATCATTCGACAGCAATTCCGCGTATCTGGAGGAGATAAGGCGGCTCTGGATTAGCGGCGGAATGCATGGACCGTTCTATACAGAAGACGGTCTTGTCCAATTGCAGCAGAACCGCTCATATGTCGCCGGTGGTGCGATCGCATTGAGCAACGGCAACGCGGCGCAGATCGAAGTGCTGCGCAAGATGTTTCCGTCCGTGCCAGCGATGGCAGGAGAGGTTTACCCGGGTTGGCTCACGCACTGGGGCGAAAGCGCATTTCAAGGTACCTCAGTCGATCTTTCCGACACGCTCGATGAATTGATGCGCAAGAACCTGTCGTTCAATCTCTATGTGATTCATGGCGGGACGAGTTTTGGCTTCTATGCGGGCGCGAACGTGGATGCGGACTCGGGCGAGTATCAGCCGGACATCACGAGCTACGACTATGCCGCGCCTGTCAGCGAGCAAGGCGTGGCCACAAAACGCTATATGCAGTACCGCAGCATCATCGCTGGATATCTGTCGACGCCTTTGCCGCCAGTGCCTTCGCCCATCACAACGATTCCGGTGACGGACGCGAACGGGACTCGCCGGTTGATGCCGCAACGCTATGCGTCCATTTGGGACAATCTTCCTGCTGCACTTCCTTCCGCGCAAACAACGCATCCGCAGCCATTCGAAATGTACGGTCAGGCGTTCGGTTTTGTGCTGTACCGGAAGAGACTTGCGCGCTATGAAAGCGGTTCACTGGATATAGCCAATGTTCATGACTACGCGACCGTTTTCATCGGCGATCAATACGTGGGCGATGTGTCGCGCACGCGTATGCCGGAAGAATGCGCGTTGCCGCTGAAGGTGGTGCATCGCGAGCCGGTTGCGTTGCCTGGTGGCTCTTCAGTGCCGGATGATGCCCGAGTGCTGGAAATTCTTGTCGAAGGCATGGGGCGCGTGAACTATGGGCATTCGATGCTCGACCGAAAAGGCATTATCGATCCCGTCGTCCTGCATCATGCGTCGGGTGCGCGCGAGGTTCTGACCGGTTGGGAAGTCGTGCTCTTGCCAATGGATGAATCGTTTGTCGAGAACTTACGCCCGCTTTGTTCAAAGCCGGATAAAGCCGGCCTCTTCTTCATTGCGACACTTTCAATCGATGCTATCGGCGACGTCTATTTCGACATGAGCGAATGGACCAAAGGCATCGTCTGGATCAACGGGCACAATCTCGGCCGCTACTGGAATATAGGCCCGCAGAGGCGGCTCTATTGCCCGGCTCCGTGGCTCAAGCCTGGCGACAATACGGTATTGATCTTCGATCTGCATCAGTTAGAAGCCAAGCCGGTCAGTCTGGCATCGACTCTCTCATAA